A stretch of Desertifilum tharense IPPAS B-1220 DNA encodes these proteins:
- a CDS encoding DUF4157 domain-containing protein has product MSRQRRSQQEPLHPISTSAKTSFLQTRPFSEQPQNASPTPDNPDLQTQLNAAARFGHRLSQIAIQPKLTVGAPGDRYEQEADSVASQVMSMSEPSARSPIQRETAPEEEELQMKPLAASITPLVQREAALEEEELQMKPLIQREAALEDEEELQMKPLIQREAALEDEEELQMKPSLQRSQEASFTANDTVENQLNNSKGGGSPLPNEVRSFMEPRFGVNFSQVRVHTDSNAVQMNRNLGAQAFTHGHDVYFGAGKSPTDLQLTAHELTHVVQQTGGESSHSHTAGVQRSAINNISKGAANTIQRNPLLGFPSSSISDLPDMHPVNWSELAQPQSPPLEIAPVEMKRAITGSHPPAAPLPPASDPWASLSANRCNPNHHAPPRHHFDFSTLINIERQQAWSAIGQDISAVQDGWNAVVPLANAFNIAENDRTLQNPEFGLQPFDRGVGTLEGLAGQQRVPRTGARKATTVDSLFELPQSDPDIRRFGTDVNITSRESRGIDRASQSSEVEQAVLKVQAVEAELQSAVSNVQAKVDFVEAAAHSVDAAAAGVRLVEAQHQQADAQSQVDSLKGERDRVKNNVKTVITLVKSLVSLGVAAGAGAASASASGASGGLTLKDANGPSADILGVIADRIVDAAYAEQISEAQAALSVAIASVRQAAGEQATSALLAANSELQARHRELNSARFAVVDVLIRRRSAYSQLATSAARRSGGSTSTQDRIAGMVAAIPIVEVVVARSSSVLSAAERGLNVSYSNSSGIGFSMARYAGYSQANSFVNHLAMLRGLQIEMTITHNFWRERLSSLQAIVTRLGQGIGASGQ; this is encoded by the coding sequence ATGAGTCGGCAAAGGCGATCGCAACAGGAACCGCTACACCCTATTTCGACCTCTGCGAAAACGAGCTTTCTGCAAACCCGACCCTTTAGCGAGCAACCGCAAAACGCCTCGCCAACCCCAGATAATCCCGATTTACAGACCCAATTGAACGCAGCAGCGCGGTTTGGACATCGCTTGAGCCAGATTGCGATTCAACCAAAACTAACCGTAGGTGCGCCTGGAGATCGGTACGAACAAGAAGCAGATAGCGTCGCCTCCCAAGTGATGAGCATGAGCGAACCCTCAGCGCGATCGCCCATTCAACGGGAAACCGCGCCGGAAGAGGAAGAGTTGCAAATGAAACCCCTCGCCGCTTCTATTACCCCGCTGGTTCAACGAGAAGCCGCCCTCGAAGAGGAGGAACTTCAGATGAAACCCCTCATCCAACGAGAAGCCGCCCTCGAAGATGAGGAAGAACTCCAGATGAAACCCCTCATCCAACGAGAAGCCGCCCTCGAAGATGAGGAAGAACTCCAGATGAAACCCTCATTGCAGCGATCGCAAGAAGCAAGCTTTACAGCCAACGACACCGTAGAAAATCAACTCAATAACAGCAAAGGCGGCGGTAGCCCTTTACCCAACGAAGTTCGCAGCTTCATGGAACCCCGTTTTGGCGTCAATTTTAGTCAAGTGCGCGTGCATACCGACAGCAACGCCGTGCAGATGAACCGCAACCTAGGCGCACAAGCCTTCACCCACGGACATGATGTCTATTTTGGTGCCGGAAAATCGCCCACAGACTTGCAACTCACCGCCCACGAACTCACCCACGTTGTCCAACAAACGGGGGGAGAAAGCAGCCATTCCCACACGGCTGGAGTACAGCGAAGTGCCATTAATAACATCTCCAAGGGTGCAGCAAATACGATTCAGCGAAATCCTTTACTAGGGTTTCCTTCTAGTTCAATTTCCGATTTGCCGGATATGCACCCTGTGAACTGGTCAGAACTAGCGCAACCCCAGTCCCCTCCACTAGAAATAGCACCTGTGGAAATGAAAAGAGCCATAACGGGATCTCATCCACCCGCCGCACCTCTTCCACCGGCTTCAGATCCTTGGGCGTCTTTATCGGCTAATCGCTGCAATCCTAATCATCACGCACCTCCTAGACATCACTTTGATTTCAGTACCCTGATTAACATAGAACGTCAGCAAGCTTGGAGTGCAATTGGACAAGATATCTCGGCTGTTCAGGATGGATGGAATGCGGTGGTACCTCTTGCGAATGCTTTCAACATCGCAGAAAACGATCGTACTCTTCAAAACCCTGAATTTGGTTTGCAACCTTTTGACAGGGGAGTAGGAACTTTAGAAGGATTAGCAGGTCAGCAACGGGTTCCTCGTACAGGTGCGAGAAAAGCAACAACTGTTGATTCTTTGTTTGAATTACCTCAGAGCGATCCCGACATTAGACGTTTTGGAACCGACGTTAACATCACTTCTCGCGAGAGCCGAGGGATCGATCGTGCCTCACAAAGTTCTGAGGTTGAACAGGCTGTTTTGAAAGTTCAAGCCGTGGAAGCTGAACTTCAAAGTGCTGTATCTAACGTACAAGCAAAAGTAGATTTTGTAGAAGCAGCAGCCCATAGCGTAGATGCCGCCGCAGCAGGAGTCCGATTAGTTGAGGCTCAACATCAACAAGCAGATGCTCAATCGCAAGTTGATTCGCTTAAAGGCGAGCGAGATCGAGTCAAAAATAACGTAAAAACGGTCATTACTCTTGTTAAGAGTCTAGTGTCTCTAGGAGTGGCTGCTGGAGCCGGAGCAGCTAGCGCTTCAGCAAGTGGTGCTTCTGGGGGATTAACACTGAAAGATGCGAATGGCCCGTCAGCCGATATTCTTGGCGTTATTGCTGACCGAATTGTTGATGCGGCTTATGCCGAACAAATTAGTGAGGCTCAAGCTGCTTTAAGTGTCGCGATCGCTAGCGTGCGTCAAGCCGCAGGAGAGCAAGCAACCAGCGCCCTTCTTGCTGCAAACTCTGAGTTACAAGCACGGCACAGAGAACTCAATTCAGCACGTTTTGCCGTAGTTGATGTGTTAATTCGTCGCCGTTCTGCTTACAGTCAGTTAGCAACAAGCGCCGCTCGCAGAAGTGGGGGGAGTACAAGTACCCAAGATCGAATTGCTGGTATGGTTGCTGCAATTCCGATTGTAGAAGTGGTTGTTGCGCGCTCATCGAGCGTCCTTTCAGCGGCTGAACGGGGTTTGAATGTCTCTTATTCAAACTCTTCAGGAATCGGATTTAGTATGGCAAGATATGCAGGGTATTCTCAAGCGAATTCTTTTGTCAATCACCTGGCAATGCTGCGAGGTTTGCAAATAGAGATGACAATCACTCATAATTTCTGGCGAGAACGTCTTAGCAGTTTGCAAGCAATTGTCACTAGGCTGGGTCAAGGCATTGGAGCAAGCGGTCAATAG
- a CDS encoding TIGR03986 family CRISPR-associated RAMP protein gives MMTIESGKLVCITEGSKKKKRTAIKLECQNPKKTKTVRVEVTDGWLSEALQNKKKQSLQELDGITVEFERNANNDPYKIWEQGQEWDKKDAEIVATVEVSERVRPQEWSKNVQSDRFHNPYNFVPALPRDSEAVQKSELGDRCPIGHGSYKEHYWSGRISVKLTTVTPLLIPDAAEMTENNGHKTYPVRLGADGKPYLPPTSIKGMLRSAYEAVTNSRLSVFEKHDARLAYRMPATEGTTAKPARIERRANGLYLRILEESSCVGGAAKLPRYDEKGRAPDKGERNSALKYPVTQELPQHGDRVRVRLNKGKVTHIELWEDDCPPGGDWKLGWVCVTGANIGNKQNERVFIQHDRDPAVKLTPDISELWENLIADYQKIHQKDLEERERKNQSPSSYLGYKPGETAWSRHIYEQNQRKLDEGILCYVELDDDCPSDVIALQPVTISRRLYAKKPADLLPESLHPAVDIAELSPADRVFGWVNQKNRKPKQKTSSANAYKGQLRIHSVQCQTPIEQAVMTFGNLGLPLAILGEPKPAQTRFYTAENTNGKPLQEKAEKEYGYKSLERGLRGRKVYPHHGKLPDDYWDNPTEDRTVREIDGRYQVYRRSSGEKERDSQNKSIIGWVSPKTEFTFDIDVVNLSDVELGALFWLLALSENNYHRLGGGKPLGFGSVQLNVIDSDLRSGEHWKQFYRSLTKLEPVGIDKNELIEKYQKVTESAYSFPFVQIPFIAAFCRCMRGWEDNLPVHYPWNPNTNGQPDPKGENFEWFKENEQGDRLSLPSLISVDSLPLIPRKSELSTPTIDAALQRSTPADQKPSSTKPQRPQNKK, from the coding sequence ATGATGACGATTGAAAGCGGCAAACTAGTGTGTATCACAGAAGGCTCCAAGAAAAAGAAGCGTACAGCGATTAAGCTTGAATGTCAAAACCCTAAAAAGACAAAGACAGTCAGAGTTGAGGTGACAGATGGTTGGTTATCTGAAGCGTTGCAAAATAAGAAGAAGCAATCTCTGCAAGAACTAGATGGGATTACGGTTGAATTTGAGCGAAATGCCAACAATGACCCTTATAAAATATGGGAGCAAGGGCAAGAATGGGACAAAAAAGATGCTGAGATAGTTGCAACTGTAGAAGTTTCTGAACGAGTACGCCCCCAGGAATGGAGCAAAAATGTACAGAGCGATCGCTTCCACAACCCCTATAACTTTGTCCCTGCTTTGCCTCGTGACAGTGAAGCCGTTCAAAAGAGTGAATTGGGCGATCGCTGTCCTATTGGTCATGGGTCTTATAAGGAGCATTATTGGTCAGGACGTATTTCAGTCAAACTAACAACTGTTACTCCTCTGCTTATCCCAGATGCCGCAGAGATGACAGAAAATAATGGACACAAAACTTATCCAGTGCGTTTAGGTGCAGACGGTAAACCTTACCTACCACCGACCTCGATTAAAGGAATGCTGCGCTCGGCTTATGAAGCAGTAACAAACTCGCGGCTATCGGTTTTTGAAAAACATGATGCACGGTTAGCTTACCGGATGCCAGCAACAGAAGGAACAACTGCTAAACCAGCACGGATTGAACGGCGCGCTAATGGTCTGTATTTGAGAATTTTGGAAGAATCCAGTTGCGTAGGAGGAGCAGCAAAACTACCTCGGTATGATGAAAAAGGACGCGCTCCAGATAAAGGAGAACGAAATTCTGCATTGAAATACCCAGTTACGCAAGAACTGCCACAACATGGCGATCGCGTCCGAGTAAGACTCAACAAAGGTAAAGTGACTCATATCGAACTGTGGGAAGATGATTGTCCTCCAGGTGGGGATTGGAAACTGGGTTGGGTTTGTGTTACAGGAGCCAATATTGGCAACAAACAGAATGAGCGCGTTTTTATTCAGCATGACCGCGATCCTGCTGTAAAACTCACTCCAGATATTAGTGAACTCTGGGAGAATTTAATTGCCGACTATCAAAAGATTCATCAAAAAGATTTAGAGGAGCGAGAGCGTAAAAATCAATCTCCTAGTAGTTATCTAGGTTACAAACCTGGAGAGACAGCTTGGTCGCGTCATATTTACGAGCAAAATCAGCGTAAACTAGACGAGGGCATACTGTGCTACGTTGAACTTGATGATGATTGCCCCAGCGATGTGATTGCCCTACAGCCTGTAACTATTTCTCGACGACTGTATGCTAAAAAGCCAGCCGACTTACTGCCAGAAAGCTTGCATCCAGCAGTCGATATAGCTGAATTATCTCCCGCAGATCGTGTCTTTGGGTGGGTGAATCAGAAAAATCGTAAACCTAAACAAAAAACATCAAGTGCTAACGCTTATAAAGGGCAATTGCGAATTCACAGCGTTCAATGTCAAACACCTATTGAACAGGCTGTAATGACTTTTGGTAATCTCGGACTACCATTAGCCATTCTTGGAGAACCCAAACCTGCTCAAACTCGCTTTTATACGGCTGAGAATACAAATGGTAAGCCACTTCAAGAAAAAGCCGAAAAGGAATACGGTTATAAAAGCCTAGAGCGGGGCTTACGTGGTCGTAAGGTGTATCCTCATCATGGTAAACTCCCTGATGATTATTGGGATAACCCAACAGAAGATCGAACAGTTAGGGAAATCGATGGCCGATATCAAGTGTATCGCCGTTCAAGTGGAGAGAAAGAACGAGACTCGCAGAATAAATCTATTATTGGTTGGGTTAGTCCAAAAACTGAATTTACGTTCGATATTGATGTAGTTAATCTATCAGATGTTGAACTAGGTGCATTATTCTGGCTATTAGCGTTATCAGAAAATAATTATCATCGTTTAGGCGGTGGAAAGCCGTTAGGTTTTGGTAGCGTGCAGCTTAATGTTATAGACAGCGACTTACGTAGTGGAGAACATTGGAAACAGTTTTATCGGTCTCTAACAAAGCTTGAACCTGTTGGAATTGATAAGAACGAACTCATTGAAAAATACCAGAAAGTCACTGAATCTGCTTATAGTTTTCCATTTGTGCAGATACCATTCATTGCCGCCTTCTGTCGCTGTATGAGAGGTTGGGAAGACAATTTACCTGTTCATTATCCCTGGAATCCTAATACTAATGGTCAACCCGATCCAAAAGGGGAGAATTTTGAGTGGTTTAAGGAGAATGAGCAAGGCGATCGCTTAAGTTTACCAAGTTTAATAAGTGTTGATAGTTTACCTCTCATACCACGAAAATCAGAGTTATCAACTCCCACTATAGATGCTGCTCTGCAACGGTCAACACCTGCTGACCAAAAGCCATCTTCTACCAAGCCTCAACGACCACAAAATAAAAAATAA
- a CDS encoding substrate-binding domain-containing protein has product MAKKRKSVTRGLSQEFSRRASGEVTRRRDFAKSQALSNLERLLPRQLRWMFSYLRSFRPDFEAFQEEEEALPETEVVAEARRQVPKAIEPLYAQYDCVARNPLSCDRAQALGFKYCQQCGFPAILLEKAEIRGNKGRYRIEGLLEQRGLGRLYQGIQVSDNQPVLIKEYLLPERCFNPEETRLRKQVFERVAGLSLADGRVQDFRLIHPWDAIADANEERCYLVTKGSLQLYPPLSEYLALHEPMSSRAVRQVLNQVLQTLECLHGQKFRFPSGQIQKGLAHGNLTLNSLLIAQNSLPKINPLGTSEPSAVAVATPPLIETDFFIYTTDLAVWEQLFNPENQEIVNPLFQKDLVDLGYVAFYLLAGQTIHPISRHPLNPRDEQQWPPIDLPLQAYLQRLMGISVPFESAEAARQALLKLPIESAIAPPISPIVEVEPIRSKNYRLWWFLLGILGVILLGWLIWLFALRSQRFEAASESISLCCIADVAAVPAGTFNYTAERQGTWQYVLQEENLIARGQTLEQELTAQLPRVQLNYQSEPSGEAAIEKVRTGESNFAISSLTHPVTPDLNNRTIAYDGIVVFVNFSYARRQQSLPNALRGQISFENLQKLYTGEVTNWRQIGGPDLPVRLYIPQENEVVQIFEQRVLQTESRINQFRNLIVQENSSDSIVQFLGNPAIRRLQTFPMLRQVIQDFENEQVGAIAFATLSKVFGQCSVYPLAIASDNQPPIQPLIQNNNRPITPATDLCQDKGNYRPNSSAFRSQTYPLAYPIAVIYPRDNSRPPIGRKFADILSTQEGQQLLKKTGLIPIIPSD; this is encoded by the coding sequence ATGGCCAAGAAAAGAAAAAGCGTGACGCGGGGTTTGTCTCAGGAATTCTCTAGACGGGCTAGCGGTGAAGTCACTCGTCGGCGAGATTTTGCTAAAAGTCAAGCGCTGAGTAATCTGGAACGCTTGCTACCCCGGCAGTTGCGCTGGATGTTTTCTTATCTGCGGAGTTTCCGACCAGATTTTGAGGCGTTTCAGGAAGAGGAGGAAGCGCTACCGGAAACTGAGGTTGTCGCTGAAGCGCGTCGCCAGGTGCCCAAGGCGATTGAGCCGTTGTATGCTCAGTATGATTGTGTTGCCCGCAATCCTTTAAGTTGCGATCGCGCTCAAGCTTTGGGGTTTAAATATTGTCAGCAATGCGGCTTTCCGGCAATCTTACTAGAGAAGGCGGAGATTCGCGGCAATAAGGGACGCTACCGGATTGAAGGCTTACTAGAACAGCGCGGTTTGGGGCGACTCTATCAGGGCATTCAGGTTTCGGATAACCAGCCGGTTCTTATTAAGGAGTATTTGTTGCCGGAACGGTGTTTTAACCCAGAGGAAACTCGGCTGCGAAAGCAGGTGTTTGAACGGGTGGCGGGGTTGAGTTTAGCCGATGGACGGGTGCAGGATTTTCGGCTGATTCACCCCTGGGATGCGATCGCAGATGCCAATGAAGAACGCTGTTATCTGGTGACGAAGGGATCTTTACAGCTTTATCCCCCCCTCAGCGAGTATTTAGCCTTACACGAACCGATGAGTTCAAGGGCGGTTCGGCAAGTTCTCAATCAGGTTTTGCAAACCTTAGAATGTTTGCACGGTCAGAAATTTCGCTTTCCCTCCGGTCAAATTCAAAAAGGGTTAGCGCATGGCAATTTAACCCTAAATAGTTTATTAATTGCTCAAAATTCTTTACCAAAAATCAATCCTTTGGGAACAAGCGAACCGAGTGCCGTAGCCGTTGCTACGCCGCCACTGATTGAAACTGATTTTTTTATTTATACAACCGATTTAGCCGTTTGGGAACAACTTTTTAATCCAGAAAATCAGGAAATTGTCAACCCCTTATTTCAAAAAGATTTAGTTGATTTAGGCTATGTTGCTTTTTATCTGCTAGCGGGTCAAACCATTCACCCCATTAGCCGCCATCCCTTGAACCCCAGGGACGAACAACAATGGCCGCCCATCGATTTACCCCTGCAAGCTTATCTTCAGCGATTAATGGGGATTAGCGTTCCTTTTGAAAGTGCGGAAGCTGCGCGTCAAGCGTTATTAAAATTACCGATTGAAAGTGCGATCGCGCCCCCAATTTCCCCAATTGTAGAAGTAGAGCCGATTCGCTCTAAAAATTATCGCCTTTGGTGGTTTTTATTGGGGATTTTAGGGGTTATTTTATTGGGGTGGCTAATTTGGCTTTTCGCCTTGCGTTCCCAACGGTTTGAAGCCGCTAGCGAATCTATTTCTTTATGTTGTATTGCAGATGTGGCAGCCGTTCCTGCGGGAACTTTTAACTATACAGCCGAACGTCAAGGCACTTGGCAATATGTCCTTCAAGAAGAAAACTTAATTGCCAGAGGACAAACCCTAGAACAAGAATTAACCGCTCAATTGCCTAGAGTTCAACTGAATTATCAAAGCGAACCTTCGGGCGAAGCTGCAATCGAAAAAGTCAGAACTGGAGAGTCCAATTTTGCAATTTCTAGTTTAACCCATCCCGTTACCCCAGATTTAAATAACCGCACCATTGCCTATGATGGTATTGTCGTTTTTGTCAACTTCAGCTATGCCCGACGCCAGCAGAGTTTGCCTAATGCTCTGAGGGGACAAATTAGCTTTGAAAACTTGCAAAAACTCTACACGGGAGAAGTAACAAATTGGCGACAAATTGGGGGGCCAGATTTACCCGTTCGGCTCTATATTCCCCAAGAAAACGAAGTAGTTCAAATCTTTGAACAGCGCGTTTTGCAAACCGAATCTCGCATTAATCAATTTAGAAACTTAATTGTTCAGGAAAATTCATCCGACTCCATTGTCCAATTTCTGGGAAATCCGGCAATTCGCCGCTTGCAAACCTTCCCGATGTTGCGCCAGGTGATTCAAGATTTTGAAAACGAACAAGTCGGCGCGATCGCATTTGCAACCCTCAGCAAAGTTTTTGGTCAATGTTCCGTCTACCCGTTAGCGATCGCCAGCGACAACCAACCCCCCATACAGCCCTTAATTCAAAATAATAACCGACCGATTACCCCCGCAACCGACTTGTGCCAAGATAAAGGTAACTATCGCCCCAATTCATCAGCGTTTAGATCGCAAACCTATCCCCTAGCCTATCCGATCGCAGTCATTTACCCCAGAGATAACAGTCGCCCCCCCATTGGTCGCAAATTTGCCGATATCCTCAGCACCCAAGAAGGACAACAACTCCTCAAAAAAACAGGTTTAATTCCAATCATTCCTAGCGATTAA
- a CDS encoding putative CRISPR-associated protein, producing the protein MQTIIMTVGTSLRTNPDRELPNDKKRPWVNNKNKFEDQRIFDDLNEPLAWMQTTELELISAETNTFWRLDPAHEDRVLLLHSATPSGQECAEVLQAYFQNYLGQKYVDIEPIPNINYDLDESGSALEQMAKLLRQRIQQAQNNGLVTLAATGGFKAQTMVMGLVGNALSVPVCYIHEAYKALVYLPYINTSGQPVPVTRPANLPPSGRSRDQVIQVQADKQGHHRPKSWKKVEKILQSLPWVDLVRFDAQAFSAPKNGVKGATRDLDDGRKAIWLHLHESDQKHIAVLIETTGHTPEHLNAAVTELREKLGQIF; encoded by the coding sequence ATGCAAACCATCATCATGACTGTCGGAACTTCCCTACGTACTAATCCCGACCGCGAGTTACCTAATGACAAAAAACGTCCCTGGGTAAATAATAAGAATAAGTTTGAGGATCAACGCATTTTTGATGACCTAAACGAACCCTTAGCCTGGATGCAAACCACCGAGTTAGAATTGATCAGCGCAGAAACTAACACATTTTGGCGGCTCGATCCTGCTCATGAAGATCGCGTTCTTCTCCTCCATTCTGCGACACCTTCTGGTCAAGAATGTGCTGAGGTTCTGCAAGCCTACTTTCAAAATTACCTGGGACAGAAATACGTTGATATTGAACCTATCCCTAACATCAACTATGATTTAGATGAAAGTGGCTCTGCTCTTGAACAGATGGCAAAACTACTGCGACAACGCATCCAACAAGCTCAAAACAATGGACTTGTTACTCTAGCTGCTACAGGCGGATTTAAAGCTCAAACAATGGTAATGGGGCTGGTTGGTAATGCTCTGAGCGTTCCAGTCTGCTACATCCACGAAGCCTATAAAGCGCTTGTTTATCTACCTTATATCAACACTAGCGGACAACCTGTTCCTGTCACTCGTCCTGCAAACTTACCTCCATCAGGTCGATCGCGAGATCAAGTTATTCAAGTTCAAGCAGATAAGCAAGGCCATCATCGTCCAAAAAGTTGGAAAAAGGTTGAAAAAATTCTGCAATCTCTGCCTTGGGTTGACTTAGTTCGTTTTGATGCTCAAGCCTTTTCTGCTCCTAAAAATGGTGTAAAAGGAGCGACAAGGGATCTTGATGATGGTCGAAAAGCGATCTGGTTACATCTGCATGAGAGCGATCAAAAGCATATTGCTGTTTTAATTGAAACCACTGGGCATACTCCCGAACATTTGAACGCGGCTGTCACTGAGCTACGCGAGAAATTGGGACAAATTTTCTAG